The following are encoded together in the Acanthochromis polyacanthus isolate Apoly-LR-REF ecotype Palm Island chromosome 14, KAUST_Apoly_ChrSc, whole genome shotgun sequence genome:
- the otc gene encoding ornithine transcarbamylase, mitochondrial — MFPRLLSVNTNVFKCLQSLQSCAAAARGFGSASLDSVALKGRSCLTLKDFSSDEIKRLLWVSADLKHRIKHEKQYLPLLQGKSIAMIFEKRSTRTRMSTETGFALLGGHPCFLTSQDIHLGVNESCTDTARVLSGLCDIVLARVYSHLTLEELEKEASIPIINGLSDLYHPIQILADFLTLQEHYGSLTGLTVSWIGDGNNVLHSFMMTAAKLGVHLRIATPKGYEPEQSIIHEAQKLSKQHGTQLVLTSDPMEAAHGSNVLVTDTWVSMGQEDEKKKRLEDFKGYQITMQTGSVAKPDWTFLHCLPRKMEEVDDQVFYSSRSLVFPEAENRKWTIMGLMVSLLTDYAPQMPVMKF, encoded by the exons ATGTTTCCCAGGCTGTTGTCTGTCAACACTAACGTTTTCAAATGTTTGCAGTCTCTTCaaagctgtgcagcagcagcacgagGGTTTGG CTCTGCTTCTCTTGATTCGGTGGCTTTAAAAGGGCGCAGCTGTCTGACCCTGAAAGACTTCAGCTCAGATGAAATCAAGCGGCTGCTGTGGGTGTCAGCAGACCTCAAGCATCGCATCAAGCATGAAAAACAG TATCTGCCTCTTCTGCAAGGAAAGTCGATTGCTATGATATTTGAGAAGAGGAGCACCAGAACAAGAATGTCCACAGAAACAG GTTTTGCTTTGCTTGGTGGACATCCCTGCTTCCTCACCTCACAGGACATCCATCTGGGAGTGAATGAAAGCTGCACAGACACAGCTAG GGTGCTCTCAGGACTCTGTGATATTGTCTTGGCCAGAGTGTACAGCCACTTGACACTGGAGGAGCTGGAAAAGGAGGCTTCCATCCCCATCATCAACGGTCTGTCTGACCTCTATCACCCCATCCAGATTCTGGCTGACTTCCTCACTTTACAA GAGCATTATGGATCTCTGACTGGACTGACAGTGAGCTGGATTGGAGATGGGAACAATGTCCTCCACTCCTTTATGATGACTGCAGCCAAACTGGGAGTTCATCTCAGGATTGCTACGCCAAAG GGGTACGAGCCAGAACAGAGTATTATTCATGAGGCACAAAAACTCTCCAAGCAG CATGGGACCCAGCTTGTTCTGACCTCTGATCCAATGGAGGCCGCCCACGGCAGCAACGTTTTGGTCACTGATACCTGGGTCAGCATGGGACAGGAAGAcgagaagaaaaagaggctcGAAGACTTCAAAGGTTACCAGATTACTATGCAG ACTGGAAGCGTGGCCAAACCAGACTGGACCTTCCTGCACTGTCTCCCTCGGAAAATGGAGGAGGTGGATGATCAGGTGTTCTACTCATCCCGCTCCCTCGTCTTCCCTGAGGCTGAGAACAGGAAGTGGACCATCATG GGTCTAATGGTTTCTCTTCTGACGGACTACGCTCCACAGATGCCTGTGATGAAGTTTtaa
- the LOC127537033 gene encoding inner centromere protein A-like, producing the protein MLQNLKVKKKTKKEGAALRWMKQRRRKKKIRERLEKRIERKKRRKVRMKKNKVGMKKNKVRMKKNKVGMKKNKVGMKKNKVRMKKNKVRMKKNKVRMKKNKVRMKKNKVGMKKNKVGMKKNKVRMKKNKVRMKKNKVRMKQNKVRMKKNKVRMKKNKVRMKKNKVRMKKNKVRMKQRVLTVKSQERRAKREVTPQSQQRVKKKKMRLTKKKRLKLKDRKMIKTPPKVKMRRKAQRKMMMMKKIVRLMKRRKSKVEKVMKITKRRTRKKKIRERLEKRKRREKMKERMEKQRERLLRRRRRRRRVVQGMRKKRLRKMVMKNKIVMLMKRRKTKMEKVMKIMKRRAKKRKKT; encoded by the exons ATGCTACAGAATCTGAAGGTGAAGAAAAAGACGAAGAAGGAGGGAGCAGCTCTGAGGTGGAtgaaacagaggaggaggaagaagaagataaGGGAGAGACTGGAGAAGAGGatagagaggaagaagaggaggaaagtgaggatgaagaagaacaaGGTGGGGATGAAGAAGAACAAGGTgaggatgaagaagaacaaGGTGGGGATGAAGAAGAACAAGGTGGGGATGAAGAAGAACAAGGTgaggatgaagaagaacaaggtgaggatgaagaagaacaaggtgaggatgaagaagaacaaggtgaggatgaagaagaacaaGGTGGGGATGAAGAAGAACAAGGTGGGGATGAAGAAGAACAAG GTgaggatgaagaagaacaaggtgaggatgaagaagaacaaggtgaggatgaagcagaacaaggtgaggatgaagaagaacaaggtgaggatgaagaagaacaaggtgaggatgaagaagaacaaggtgaggatgaagaagaacaaGGTGAGGATGAAGCAGAGAGTGCTGACAGTGAAGAGTCAGGAGAGGAGGGCAAAGAGGGAAGTGACTCCACAGAGTCAGcaaagagtgaagaagaagaaaatgagactgacaaagaagaagaggctgaaactgaaggacagaaagatgATCAAGACTCCACcaaaagtgaagatgaggaggaaggctcagaggaagatgatgatgatgaagaagataGTGAGGCtcatgaagaggaggaagagcaaGGTAGAAAAAGTGATGAAGATAACAaagaggaggacgaggaagaAGAAGATAAGGGAGAGActggagaagaggaagaggagggagaagatgAAGGAAAGGATGGAGAAGCAAAGGGAGAGactgctgaggaggaggaggaggaggaggagggtggtaCAGGggatgaggaagaagaggcTCCGGAAGATGGTGATGAAGAACAAGATAGTGATGCtcatgaagaggaggaagaccAAGATGGAAAAAGTGATGAAGATAATGAAGAGAAGGgcgaagaagaggaagaagacatag